Proteins encoded together in one bacterium window:
- a CDS encoding efflux RND transporter permease subunit, with protein MFLSNLSIKRPVFAAVMMLALVTLGAFSYKRLAVDMYPDVEIPFLLITTKFPGASPETVEREVTRRVEEAVNPIAGVKHVNSQSREGVSLVFVEFQLEVKVNDAAQEARTKIGKVRGQLPQGIEEPIIEKFEFGSLPIVSLAMESKSLTARELSTLVDKRFRRRIENLSGVGRLDVVGPTTREVNVDVRPDRLQALGMGVDELMNGLAAENVNVPVGRVDHGSVEQPMRVAGRPKQVEGFESMAVVARGGVPIRLADVADVKDGVEERRSLAFVDGRPAVALDVIKQSGANTVAVVDRVFKEVETIRGELPQGTTIQVVRDSSGPIRDSVRDVQETMVIGALLTVLIVFLFLNSWRSTVITGLTLPISVVSSFIVMNFMGMTLNTMTLMALSLAIGLLIDDAIVVRENIVRHLEKGADHFTAAREGTAEIGLAVLATTFSIIAVFVPVAFMKGIIGRFFYQFGITVAFAVLVSLFVSFTLDPMLSSRWIDPDIERTGRKRSWFARRLDRFNDWFDRTADRYKAVIAWALDHRWTVVGAAFLAFLAGIVGIASLQTEFFPRWDAGEFGLSFVTAPDASIDETAGRMKLVLRHLKTLPEVERTYASIGAGDSGTVRDATIYVKMVPKGKRKVTQAQFQTQLRQWLGGLPGVQASVSDSADQFSQKPLQLLIRGEEIDQLKAIAAKVKRELYKVPGVVDMDVTLEQDIPEFKLAVDRERAARVGADSGAVVRALSALVGGQVVSTYEDEDGDAVDVRVRLPLDLRGDIEHVRDLRLAVRGADGKAALVPIGELTSYERAATPSQIDRRDLRRQVVISANLEGVVLGPAVENAMKAASKIQLPPGYSIVPAGDVEMMTESFGYMVEALLLAVILVYLILAAQFESFLDPLSIMLSLPLSIVGLAAALLITGDTLNMMSLIGLIMLMGLVTKNAILLIDFAKHLRAQGMSRRDALIEAGRIRLRPIMMTTLAMIGGMLPLALALGAGAEVRAPLARAVIGGLVTSTLLTLIVVPVFYTLLDDLAGLRRRKRAAAEETIA; from the coding sequence ATGTTCCTCTCCAACCTCTCCATCAAGCGGCCCGTGTTCGCCGCGGTGATGATGCTCGCGCTCGTCACCCTGGGGGCGTTCTCGTACAAGCGCCTCGCGGTGGACATGTACCCCGACGTCGAGATCCCGTTCCTGCTGATCACGACCAAGTTCCCCGGCGCCTCGCCGGAGACGGTCGAGCGCGAAGTGACGCGCCGGGTCGAGGAGGCGGTGAACCCGATCGCCGGCGTCAAGCACGTCAACTCGCAGTCCCGCGAGGGGGTGTCGCTGGTCTTCGTCGAGTTCCAGCTCGAGGTGAAGGTCAACGACGCCGCGCAGGAGGCGCGCACCAAGATCGGCAAGGTCCGCGGGCAGCTGCCGCAGGGGATCGAGGAGCCGATCATCGAGAAGTTCGAGTTCGGCTCGCTGCCGATCGTCTCGCTGGCGATGGAGTCGAAGAGCCTCACCGCGCGCGAGCTCTCGACCCTCGTGGACAAGCGGTTCCGCCGGCGGATCGAGAACCTCTCCGGCGTGGGGCGGCTCGACGTCGTCGGGCCGACGACGCGCGAGGTCAACGTGGACGTCCGCCCCGACCGCCTGCAGGCGCTCGGGATGGGCGTGGACGAGCTGATGAACGGCCTCGCCGCCGAGAACGTCAACGTGCCGGTCGGGCGCGTGGACCACGGCTCGGTCGAGCAGCCGATGCGCGTCGCCGGCCGGCCGAAGCAGGTCGAGGGGTTCGAGTCGATGGCCGTCGTCGCGCGCGGCGGCGTGCCGATCCGCCTCGCCGACGTCGCCGACGTCAAGGACGGCGTCGAGGAGCGGCGCTCGCTGGCCTTCGTGGACGGCCGCCCCGCGGTGGCGCTCGACGTGATCAAGCAGTCGGGGGCCAACACCGTCGCCGTCGTGGACCGCGTCTTCAAGGAGGTCGAGACGATCCGCGGCGAGCTGCCGCAGGGGACGACGATCCAGGTCGTGCGCGACTCCTCCGGCCCGATCCGCGACTCGGTGCGGGACGTGCAGGAGACGATGGTCATCGGCGCGCTCCTGACGGTGCTGATCGTCTTCCTCTTCCTCAACTCCTGGCGCTCGACGGTCATCACCGGCCTGACGCTGCCGATCTCGGTCGTCTCCTCGTTCATCGTGATGAACTTCATGGGGATGACGCTGAACACGATGACGCTGATGGCCCTCTCGCTGGCCATCGGCCTGCTGATCGACGACGCGATCGTCGTCCGCGAGAACATCGTCCGGCACCTCGAGAAGGGCGCCGACCACTTCACCGCCGCCCGGGAGGGGACGGCCGAGATCGGCCTGGCCGTGCTCGCCACGACCTTCTCGATCATCGCCGTCTTCGTGCCGGTGGCGTTCATGAAGGGGATCATCGGCCGCTTCTTCTACCAGTTCGGCATCACGGTCGCCTTCGCCGTGCTGGTCTCGCTGTTCGTCTCCTTCACGCTCGACCCGATGCTCTCCTCGCGCTGGATCGACCCGGACATCGAGCGCACCGGCCGCAAGCGGAGCTGGTTCGCGCGCCGCCTCGACCGCTTCAACGACTGGTTCGACCGCACCGCCGACCGCTACAAGGCGGTGATCGCCTGGGCGCTCGACCACCGCTGGACGGTCGTCGGCGCCGCCTTCCTCGCCTTCCTCGCCGGGATCGTCGGCATCGCCTCGCTGCAGACGGAGTTCTTCCCGCGCTGGGACGCGGGGGAGTTCGGGCTGAGCTTCGTCACCGCCCCCGACGCCTCGATCGACGAGACGGCGGGACGGATGAAGCTCGTGCTGCGCCACCTCAAGACGCTGCCCGAGGTGGAGCGGACCTACGCCAGCATCGGCGCCGGCGACTCGGGGACCGTCCGCGACGCGACGATCTACGTGAAGATGGTCCCGAAGGGAAAACGCAAAGTCACGCAGGCGCAGTTCCAGACGCAGCTCCGGCAGTGGCTCGGCGGACTGCCGGGCGTGCAGGCCTCCGTCTCCGACTCCGCCGACCAGTTCTCGCAGAAGCCGCTGCAGCTGCTGATCCGCGGCGAGGAGATCGACCAGCTCAAGGCGATCGCCGCCAAGGTCAAGCGCGAGCTCTACAAGGTGCCCGGCGTGGTGGACATGGACGTCACGCTCGAGCAGGACATCCCGGAGTTCAAGCTGGCGGTGGACCGCGAGCGCGCGGCGCGGGTCGGCGCCGACAGCGGCGCGGTCGTCCGCGCCCTCTCCGCGCTCGTCGGCGGGCAGGTCGTCTCCACCTACGAGGACGAGGACGGCGACGCGGTGGACGTGCGGGTGCGGCTGCCGCTCGACCTGCGCGGCGACATCGAGCACGTTCGCGACCTGCGGCTCGCCGTGCGGGGCGCCGACGGCAAGGCGGCCCTCGTGCCGATCGGCGAGCTGACCTCGTACGAGCGGGCGGCCACGCCGTCCCAGATCGACCGCCGCGACCTGCGCCGGCAGGTCGTGATCTCCGCCAACCTCGAGGGCGTCGTCCTCGGCCCCGCCGTCGAGAACGCGATGAAGGCGGCCTCGAAGATCCAGCTCCCCCCCGGCTACTCGATCGTCCCCGCCGGCGACGTCGAGATGATGACCGAGTCGTTCGGCTACATGGTCGAGGCGCTGCTCCTCGCGGTGATCCTGGTCTACCTGATCCTCGCGGCGCAGTTCGAGTCGTTCCTCGACCCGCTCTCGATCATGCTCTCGCTGCCGCTCTCGATCGTCGGCCTCGCCGCCGCGCTGCTGATCACCGGCGACACGCTCAACATGATGTCGCTCATCGGGCTGATCATGCTGATGGGCCTCGTCACCAAGAACGCGATTCTGCTGATCGACTTCGCCAAGCACCTGCGGGCGCAGGGGATGAGCCGGCGCGACGCGCTGATCGAGGCCGGCCGCATCCGGCTCCGCCCGATCATGATGACGACCCTGGCGATGATCGGCGGCATGCTGCCGCTCGCCCTCGCCCTCGGGGCCGGCGCCGAAGTCCGCGCGCCGCTCGCCCGCGCCGTGATCGGCGGGCTCGTCACCTCCACCCTGCTCACGCTGATCGTCGTGCCGGTGTTCTACACGCTGCTCGACGACCTCGCCGGCCTGCGGCGCCGGAAGCGCGCCGCCGCCGAGGAGACCATCGCATGA